The Littorina saxatilis isolate snail1 linkage group LG13, US_GU_Lsax_2.0, whole genome shotgun sequence genome contains a region encoding:
- the LOC138945449 gene encoding cytoplasmic protein NCK2-like, which yields MATMAEGEEMLVIAKYDYTAENGQELSIKKSERLTLLDNSKDWWRVKNSDNKQGYVPSNYVKMSKPKSIFSSLLKKGNKVKKNDKVPQPQQKSPSCPSPSLNGNTRPRGDQLDNAPVTTNQLAQFLPAHAKYNYTAQRPDELSLIKAERIMVMEKSSDGWWKGQKDDTTAGWFPSNYVEVDSGGDQDNVLYSTAAGADSAGGSQPEMPEHVLALYTFAGTNAGELPFEKGEKLDVVSASDEDPDWWQARNSRGEQGLIPRNYVTPTAPQGDQESDRTTSTTSSSTPHSQSISSISNTSLPGVVGRRQFHVSGPLAERDWYYGKITRQQCEEILTRHADNGDFLIRDSESTVGHYTVVLKAPNRNKHFRVKVTDGVYEIGQQKFNNLEELIEHYKKHPIFKQDTEKLYLIKPFNFPSPSSSDNF from the exons ATGGCAACCATGGCGGAGGGCGAGGAGATGCTGGTGATTGCCAAGTACGACTACACGGCGGAGAACGGCCAGGAGCTGTCCATCAAGAAGTCGGAGCGACTGACGCTGCTAGACAACAGCAAGGACTGGTGGCGTGTCAAGAACTCTGACAACAAACAG GGCTACGTGCCATCCAACTACGTGAAGATGTCCAAACCCAAGTCCATCTTCTCCTCCCTACTGAAGAAAGGAAACAAGGTGAAGAAGAACGACAAGGTCCCGCAGCCACAACAGAAGTCCCCCTCctgcccctccccctctctcaatGGCAACACGCGGCCGCGGGGAGACCAGCTGGACAACGCACCGGTCACCACGAACCAGCTGGCGCAGTTCCTGCCGGCCCATGCAAAGTATAACTACACAGCTCAGCGGCCCGACGAACTCTCTCTCATCAAAGCGGAGCGAATCATGGTGATGGAAAAGTCGAGCGACGGGTGGTGGAAAGGACAGAAAGACGACACAACCGCGGGCTGGTTCCCGTCCAACTACGTGGAGGTGGACTCTGGGGGGGACCAGGACAATGTGTTGTACAGCACGGCGGCTGGCGCAGACAGTGCGGGGGGGTCGCAGCCGGAGATGCCGGAACACGTTCTCGCTCTCTACACCTTCGCCGGAACCAACGCCGGCGAGCTGCCCTTCGAGAAGGGGGAGAAACTGGACGTGGTCAGCGCGTCGGACGAAGACCCCGACTGGTGGCAGGCGCGGAACAGCCGCGGGGAGCAGGGTCTGATTCCTCGGAACTACGTCACCCCCACCGCCCCCCAGGGGGACCAGGAGAGTGACCGCACCACCAGCaccacctcctcctccaccccccacTCCCAGTCCATCTCCTCCATCTCCAACACGTCGCTACCCGGGGTGGTGGGGCGGCGTCAGTTCCACGTGTCGGGCCCTCTGGCGGAGAGAGACTGGTACTACGGTAAAATCACGCGGCAGCAGTGTGAGGAGATTCTCACTCGTCACGCAGACAACGGCGATTTCCTCATCCGCGACAGTGAATCCACG GTGGGGCACTACACGGTTGTGTTAAAAGCaccaaacagaaacaaacacttcAGGGTGAAGGTGACAGACGGGGTGTACGAAATAGGACAGCAAAAGTTCAACAACTTGGAAGAACTGATCGAACACTACAAGAAGCACCCCATCTTCAAACAGGACACGGAAAAGCTCTACTTGATAAAACCCTTCAActtcccctccccttcctcctccGACAATTTTTGA